TACGGAGATTATCCCACCGTAGTCCTTGATAATGCCGTAGCCAATGGATAAACCAAGACCCGTGCCTTTGCCTGGCTCTTTGGTGGTAAAAAAAGGTTCAAATATTTTATCGGCAATAGTGGAGGGGATGCCGGTGCCCGTATCTTCAATCTCAATGACCACCCATTTGTCTGACACCCGTGTGGTTAAAAATATCTGTTTGGCAAGTTCATTCGTCTGATCGTTTTGCTCAAACCGTTCTTCAATGGCGTCCCGGGAATTGATTAACAGGTTGATGAACACCTGTTCCAGGCGGTTCTCATCGGCCAGTATCAAAGGCAACTCATTATATAAATTCTGAACCACCTCAATCTGCCGCAATTTAAGCTGTTCTTGGAACATATCAAAGGCCTTGACAAGGGCCCTGTTCACATTGGCTTTTTCCTTGCCGGCATCAGACTTTCTGCCGAATTCGCGCAGATGGTTGATAATTTTTTCGGCCCGGTTCACCTGGCCGTCAATCTCCTCGGTCATGGTAGCCATGATCTCATCCGGAATCGATTCATTGGCCTTGACCTTGCGCATGATATAATTAGAAGCACTTTTTATAACAGACAAAGGCTGATTCAATTCATGGGCAACACCGGTGGCCATCTCTCCCAAGGTCGCCATTTTACCTGCCTGAATCAGTTGCTGCTCGACTATAATCTGTTCGGTGATATCCACAGCGATCTCCATCACCGCCTTGACCCTGCCGTCAGCCCCGGTGATGGGCGCGGTTCTCAATGTCCAATAGCAAACTTGTCCGTTTTTTGTGACACCGCTTTGTTGGCTGGTGTGGGGTTTGCCGTCCTTGAAGGTCTCTAAGACAGGACAGTTGTTGCAGGGTTTGGACCTGTTTTTATATGCGTGATAGCATAAATCCCCGATCCTGGGATTGAAGTGCTCCTCAAACGCCCTGTTGAACTGAACCAGTTCAAGAGCTTCATTTTGAACCGTGATCAGACAGGGCACCGACTCAAACAACTGCCGGTATTCCCTTCGCTGTTCATCAAGCACCTGTTCTTTGGCCTTAATCTCCTGGGCAAGGGTACCTGTCTGACAGTCAGAAAGGCCTAACACCCGGAGCAACCCGCAGGCAAGACCTTTTTTGAATTGCCTAAACAAGCTTGTTAAACTCAAGGACAAAGCAGGTGCCCTTTTCCGAGGTGTCCGCCACCCGGATATCACCACCGTGACTGCGCATGATGCCGTATACGGTGGAAAGACCCAAACCCACCCCATGCCCTTCATCTTTGGTGGTGAAAAAAGGTTCAAATATATGAGGCAGATCTTTTTGGCTGATGCCTTTGCCCGAATCTTTCACTTGGATGAAGACCTGTTGTTTACCTGGATCAAACCCCGCAAAAAGCCACACCGGCCCCGGGCCGTCCATGGCATCCATGGCATTGAACATCAGGTTAATCAGGCACTGCTGAATCTGGTTGACATCCGCCAAAATGTCTGGAATACGATCTTCAATATCCACATGCAGTTCGATATTCTGGAGTTCAAACTTGTGGCCGCTTATCTTTACACACCGCTCCACCAGGTCTTTGACCTGGACTGGGCCATAGGAAATAGGAGATTTTCTTGAAAAGGTCAAAAGATTGGAAAGAATGTCTGAACACCGGCTGATTTCAGAGATGGCAATATCCAAAAAGCTTGAGAATTTATCCTGTTTCTCAACGATCTGCCCTTTGTCAAGCAGCTTGGCCATGAGCTTCAAATAATTTAGAATCCCGGACAAAGGGTTGTTGATCTCATGCACCACGCTGGCAGCAAGTTTCCCCAAAGACATAATCTTGTCCTGGTGCAACGTCTTTTCCTGATCCGCCATCACCCGCTCCATACGGCGCATCTCGCGCAGATCCCTGACGCAGAACAGCAAACCGTTATCATCGCCGGCATCAAACATGACACTGGCCGACACCCGGACCGGAATCTGCTGCCCCAGACTGGACTGCATCACGACCTCCATCATATTGATTCGGTCCTTGCCCCCGTAACGCCCACTTTTAAGGGCATCCAGTATGCGTTCATATTCGTCCCCCGGCATCAGGTCTTTCAACGTTTTTTTACCCATTACCTGTTCTGCCGTGACCCCAAACATCTCCTGGGCTGCAGGGTTAATAATCCTTATAAAATCGTCCATGCCACAGGCAATAATACCGTTCATGGAACGATTAATAATCTGCTCCTGGAATCGATATTTTTTCATCAAGGTTTCAGTGGCACTGGACCACCCGGTTTCAAGGCGGCTGGTATATTCCCGAATCTTTTTTGCCGATGTGTACCGTTTTTTTGCACGGTCCAAGGCCAAGCCCAAGGCCTGGTCATTCACGGGTTTTGTAATAAAATCAGAGGCATCCAGTTGCAGTGCACGAATGGCCGTGTCAACGTCGCCAAATGCGGTCATGACGATCACAACCATATCCGGATGATCATTTCCGATGGTTTCAAGCACACAAAGCCCGTCCATACCGGGCATCTTGATATCCGTGATCACGATCTGGGGCAAAAAGGCGGCACAGGCCTTTAAACCGGCTTCACCGTTTTCCGCGGTTTCAACCTGATATCCCCAATCTTCCAGGACAATGGCTGT
Above is a window of uncultured Desulfobacter sp. DNA encoding:
- a CDS encoding ATP-binding protein; translation: MSLTSLFRQFKKGLACGLLRVLGLSDCQTGTLAQEIKAKEQVLDEQRREYRQLFESVPCLITVQNEALELVQFNRAFEEHFNPRIGDLCYHAYKNRSKPCNNCPVLETFKDGKPHTSQQSGVTKNGQVCYWTLRTAPITGADGRVKAVMEIAVDITEQIIVEQQLIQAGKMATLGEMATGVAHELNQPLSVIKSASNYIMRKVKANESIPDEIMATMTEEIDGQVNRAEKIINHLREFGRKSDAGKEKANVNRALVKAFDMFQEQLKLRQIEVVQNLYNELPLILADENRLEQVFINLLINSRDAIEERFEQNDQTNELAKQIFLTTRVSDKWVVIEIEDTGTGIPSTIADKIFEPFFTTKEPGKGTGLGLSIGYGIIKDYGGIISVDKGRMNGALFTIHFPFLSDR
- a CDS encoding response regulator, which encodes MVPQTEWKIVLIDDEPGIRKVTAIVLEDWGYQVETAENGEAGLKACAAFLPQIVITDIKMPGMDGLCVLETIGNDHPDMVVIVMTAFGDVDTAIRALQLDASDFITKPVNDQALGLALDRAKKRYTSAKKIREYTSRLETGWSSATETLMKKYRFQEQIINRSMNGIIACGMDDFIRIINPAAQEMFGVTAEQVMGKKTLKDLMPGDEYERILDALKSGRYGGKDRINMMEVVMQSSLGQQIPVRVSASVMFDAGDDNGLLFCVRDLREMRRMERVMADQEKTLHQDKIMSLGKLAASVVHEINNPLSGILNYLKLMAKLLDKGQIVEKQDKFSSFLDIAISEISRCSDILSNLLTFSRKSPISYGPVQVKDLVERCVKISGHKFELQNIELHVDIEDRIPDILADVNQIQQCLINLMFNAMDAMDGPGPVWLFAGFDPGKQQVFIQVKDSGKGISQKDLPHIFEPFFTTKDEGHGVGLGLSTVYGIMRSHGGDIRVADTSEKGTCFVLEFNKLV